A window of Candidatus Eremiobacteraceae bacterium contains these coding sequences:
- a CDS encoding SGNH/GDSL hydrolase family protein — protein sequence MLRDIRVTFAAAAAVLVVAGCSSSSSAPKVPQPPVKGPALTRIVGVGDSLTAGFQSGGLLGVNTTSSLSGFPGNLVPATQENGFWSLVFQQATGASQASMYDPATSPLPLIGAPGLGSQLVLGTTALFAATHSSCDTYNNEAYTLGTYSATRLNPSAQVLDVGIPGQTVHEALFMINPLTGPGEQPSCSYPFNPKDPTSALQAVVSGESGMFYPVLGGFANDVHPLTQVKAAISLHPSLTTVWLGANDLLKYTFTGGKAPSDTPAQMKADLTSLIRQLYAGGSRVVIANLPDVLSTPQFFQGGPTLIATLEAAPFFVPPPAAQAVTAYIQSTYGVGPNGYLTESGLFVTLATLAGGGFQPVLSAPGDYLTDAFAAQVQALNTAYNAAIGAAATATKAPLVDIHALFAQIKQAGGVPINPPKCCSLAFLGGLLSFDGLHPSNTGYALIANDFIGTIDTGLGQSIPQLSSAQIFSIYSTDPYAQH from the coding sequence GAGTCACGTTCGCAGCGGCCGCCGCGGTTTTGGTGGTCGCCGGCTGTTCGAGCTCGAGCAGTGCGCCGAAAGTTCCGCAACCGCCGGTGAAAGGACCCGCACTGACGCGCATCGTCGGCGTCGGCGACAGTCTCACCGCAGGTTTCCAATCTGGCGGCCTGCTCGGCGTTAACACCACGAGCTCGCTCTCCGGATTTCCCGGCAATCTCGTGCCGGCTACTCAGGAAAACGGATTCTGGTCGCTCGTGTTCCAGCAAGCGACGGGGGCTTCGCAGGCGTCCATGTACGATCCGGCGACATCGCCCCTGCCGCTCATTGGCGCGCCGGGCTTAGGATCGCAACTCGTCCTTGGAACGACCGCGCTGTTCGCGGCCACGCATTCCAGTTGCGACACGTATAACAATGAAGCGTACACGCTCGGCACGTATTCGGCGACGCGCCTCAATCCGAGCGCGCAAGTGCTCGATGTCGGCATACCGGGCCAGACCGTGCACGAAGCGCTGTTCATGATCAACCCGCTCACCGGGCCTGGCGAGCAGCCTAGCTGTTCGTATCCATTCAATCCGAAGGATCCGACATCGGCGCTGCAGGCCGTCGTCAGCGGCGAGAGCGGCATGTTCTATCCAGTACTAGGCGGATTTGCGAACGACGTCCATCCGCTCACGCAAGTGAAAGCTGCCATATCCTTGCACCCATCGCTCACCACCGTCTGGCTCGGTGCGAACGACTTGCTCAAGTACACGTTCACCGGCGGAAAGGCGCCTTCGGATACGCCGGCCCAAATGAAAGCCGATCTCACCTCGCTCATCCGCCAACTCTACGCCGGCGGATCGCGCGTGGTCATCGCGAATCTGCCCGACGTGTTGAGCACGCCGCAATTCTTCCAGGGCGGCCCCACCCTCATCGCCACCCTCGAAGCCGCGCCGTTTTTCGTGCCGCCTCCTGCCGCGCAAGCCGTGACGGCGTACATCCAATCCACGTATGGCGTCGGTCCCAACGGATACCTCACGGAGTCCGGACTTTTTGTCACATTGGCCACACTCGCGGGCGGCGGATTTCAGCCCGTGCTCTCCGCGCCCGGGGACTACCTCACCGATGCGTTCGCGGCGCAAGTGCAAGCGCTCAACACGGCATATAACGCCGCCATCGGCGCCGCTGCCACTGCGACAAAGGCGCCGCTCGTCGATATCCACGCGCTATTCGCCCAGATAAAACAGGCCGGCGGCGTGCCCATCAATCCGCCGAAATGCTGTAGTCTCGCGTTCTTGGGCGGCCTTTTGAGCTTTGATGGCCTCCACCCGTCTAATACCGGCTAT